One region of Cydia pomonella isolate Wapato2018A chromosome 9, ilCydPomo1, whole genome shotgun sequence genomic DNA includes:
- the LOC133521272 gene encoding BMP-binding endothelial regulator protein, with amino-acid sequence MLGPRAAALCLLVLAVIADTVQASTAVIKGRREPCSNEGEPVRLNDKRLDQNWGNCFRCHCKNGYVECSNGVEECGQVEDCAVSMPRKGCCERCKGCWYNGTEHASHTEWDEEGRVLRCEAGVVTISRPECYAPCDKPRHQRHTHYNCPVCGECVINGQRVGEGRDVRIPEEPCLSCRCVHGALSCAKRACPVLPCASAQQHTPLGECCPRCNVPTVDKMLPSHTFTKPCIIGNSLHAHLASFRVDPCTDCTCMNGTVVCARHTCPVLTCGARARPPAPGKCCPECPQVEEAKAACVIGGNTYQDGETWQLDACKSCECHGGEPRCAMERCPVVSCPPDQTLRRVPGQCCARCVDIDGICTVFGDPHYKTFDGKFYSFQGSCKYQLVSDCANGSFSIRISNDARNTSHSSWTRTATLRIGSTKINMGKKMRIKVNGNRISLPHRESGVAELIRSNGSVLLKANIGVQMLWDGDGFLEVTVSSVYKGKLCGLCGNFNSIAKDDMRSREGRMMSDAWEFGSSWRVGGRRACSRRRERPGRSQCRPRRRAKARRLCRGFDKYEAFTECAAKVNPHNYREACELDACSCSGFRCHCAAYGAYARECARLGAAPRAWQHEAWCAGAAPPWLTRGRDAARASPPDTALLLPGTMPKPGSGRRPPPPILHPD; translated from the exons aacgGATACGTAGAGTGTAGCAACGGCGTAGAGGAGTGCGGACAGGTGGAGGACTGCGCTGTTTCGATGCCTCGCAAGGGCTGCTGCGAGCGCTGCAAGGGGTGCTGGTACAACGGCACTGAACACGCCTCGCACACGGAGTGGGACGAGGAGGGACGTGTCCTACGCTGTGAGGCCGGCGTGGTTACCATTTCGAGGCCTGAGTGCTACGCGCCGTGCGACAAGCCGAGACACCAGCGGCACACGCATTACAACTGTCCAGTCTGTGGCG AATGCGTGATAAACGGCCAAAGAGTGGGCGAAGGGCGCGACGTGCGCATCCCGGAGGAGCCGTGCCTGTCGTGCCGCTGCGTGCACGGCGCGCTCTCGTGCGCCAAGCGTGCGTGTCCTGTGCTGCCTTGCGCATCTGCGCAACAACACACGCCACTTGGCGAGTGCTGCCCCCGCTGCAATGTGCCCACAGTAGACAAGATGCTGCCCA GTCACACTTTCACAAAGCCGTGCATAATCGGCAACAGCCTCCACGCGCACCTGGCATCGTTCCGCGTGGATCCGTGTACGGACTGCACGTGTATGAACGGGACGGTGGTGTGTGCTCGGCACACGTGCCCCGTGCTGACGTGCGGCGCccgcgcgcgcccgccggcGCCGGGCAAGTGCTGCCCTGAGTGCCCGCAAGTCGAGGAGGCGAAGGCCGCATGTGTAATAGGCGGGAATACTTATCAG gATGGTGAAACGTGGCAGCTTGATGCTTGCAAATCCTGTGAATGCCACGGCGGTGAACCTCGCTGCGCCATGGAGCGCTGCCCCGTCGTGAGTTGTCCTCCCGACCAGACGTTGCGGCGCGTGCCGGGCCAGTGCTGCGCGCGGTGTGTCGACATCGACGGCATCTGTACCGTCTTCGGGGATCCCCATTACAAGACCTTTGACGGAAAATTCTACAGTTTCCAAGGATCCTGTAAATATCAATTAGTGTCCGACTGCGCAAACGGTTCATTTTCGATAAGGATTTCTAACGATGCTAGAAACACTTCTCATTCCTCCTGGACACGCACGGCCACTCTCCGGATAGGGTCTACCAAAATTAATATGGGGAAAAAGATGCGAATCAAAGTAAACGGCAACAGAATTAGCTTGCCCCACAGAGAGAGCGGCGTAGCGGAGTTAATTCGCAGCAACGGTTCCGTGCTTTTGAAGGCCAACATCGGAGTGCAAATGTTATGGGACGGAGATGGCTTCTTGGAAGTTACAGTGTCGAGTGTGTATAAAGGAAAATTGTGCGGTTTATGTGGCAATTTTAACTCTATAGCGAAGGACGATATGAGATCGCGCGAAGGTCGGATGATGAGCGACGCGTGGGAGTTCGGTTCGTCGTGGCGGGTGGGCGGTCGGCGAGCTTGCTCGCGCCGGCGCGAGCGCCCCGGTCGCTCCCAGTGCCGGCCGCGCCGGCGGGCCAAGGCGCGTCGGCTGTGCCGCGGCTTCGACAAGTACGAAGCTTTTACCGAGTGTGCGGCGAAAGTGAATCCTCACAATTATAGGGAGGCGTGTGAGTTAGACGCATGCAGTTGTTCTGGCTTTCGGTGTCACTGTGCGGCGTACGGCGCGTACGCGCGCGAGTGCGCGCGGCTAGGCGCGGCGCCGCGGGCCTGGCAGCACGAGGCGTggtgcgcgggcgcggcgccgccgTGGCTGACGCGCGGGCGCGACGCCGCGCGCGCCTCGCCGCCCGACACGGCGCTGCTGCTGCCCGGCACCATGCCTAAACCGGGGTCTGGACGTCGCCCACCGCCGCCGATTCTGCATCCTGATTAA
- the LOC133521273 gene encoding troponin C-like isoform X2, protein MAHHNLNIEVLRKAFDGFDHNRSGSIPCDFVADILRMMGQPFNKSILEELIEEVDADKSGRLEFGEFVTLAAKFIVEEDAEAMQKELREAFRLYDKEGNGYIPTSSLKEILRELDDALSEEELEGLIQEIDTDGSGTVDFDEFMEMMTGE, encoded by the exons ATGGCCCATCATAATTTGAATATCGAAG TCCTTCGCAAGGCCTTCGATGGCTTCGACCACAACCGCTCGGGCAGCATTCCCTGCGACTTTGTTGCTGACATCCTCAGGATGATGGGTCAGCCCTTCAATAAATCCATCCTTGAAGAGCTCATTGAAGAAGTCGACGCTGACA AGTCTGGTCGCCTTGAGTTCGGTGAATTCGTAACCTTAGCCGCCAAGTTCATCGTAGAAGAAGACGCCGAAGCCATGCAGAAAGAGCTGAGGGAGGCGTTCAGATTGTATGACAAGGAAG GCAACGGTTACATTCCCACGTCGAGCTTGAAGGAGATCCTTCGCGAGCTGGACGACGCTCTGTCGGAGGAGGAGCTCGAGGGACTCATCCAGGAAATCGACACTGATGGCAGCGGTACCGTAGACTTCGATG aattcATGGAAATGATGACCGGAGAATAA
- the LOC133521273 gene encoding troponin C-like isoform X1, with amino-acid sequence MGLDTEDWADELPPEQIAVLRKAFDGFDHNRSGSIPCDFVADILRMMGQPFNKSILEELIEEVDADKSGRLEFGEFVTLAAKFIVEEDAEAMQKELREAFRLYDKEGNGYIPTSSLKEILRELDDALSEEELEGLIQEIDTDGSGTVDFDEFMEMMTGE; translated from the exons ATGGGTCTGGACACAGAAGACTGG GCGGACGAGCTCCCTCCGGAACAGATTGCCG TCCTTCGCAAGGCCTTCGATGGCTTCGACCACAACCGCTCGGGCAGCATTCCCTGCGACTTTGTTGCTGACATCCTCAGGATGATGGGTCAGCCCTTCAATAAATCCATCCTTGAAGAGCTCATTGAAGAAGTCGACGCTGACA AGTCTGGTCGCCTTGAGTTCGGTGAATTCGTAACCTTAGCCGCCAAGTTCATCGTAGAAGAAGACGCCGAAGCCATGCAGAAAGAGCTGAGGGAGGCGTTCAGATTGTATGACAAGGAAG GCAACGGTTACATTCCCACGTCGAGCTTGAAGGAGATCCTTCGCGAGCTGGACGACGCTCTGTCGGAGGAGGAGCTCGAGGGACTCATCCAGGAAATCGACACTGATGGCAGCGGTACCGTAGACTTCGATG aattcATGGAAATGATGACCGGAGAATAA